The following coding sequences are from one Bradyrhizobium sp. 200 window:
- a CDS encoding lyase, whose product MNRRQFLGTAAVGILAAPAVMRNAAAQEGPFRVKYYPVKAGMGSRDTTPAPDGTIWFCGQRNGTLGRLDPRDGSYKLIDLGKGAAPHGVIIGPDGAPWVTEGGQNAIARVDPSDHKVTLFRLPEKEAYANLNTAVFDKSGIYWFTGQSGIYGRLDPKSGDMTVFKSPRGRGTYGMTVTPKGDIWYASLAGNHIAKIDPATGNATVVEPPTPNQGARRVWSDSKGRIWVSEWNSGNVSVHDPADGSWKAWKLPGTGPRAYAVYVDDKDKVWLTDFGANAIVRFDPVTEKFNAFPSDKSGANVRQLDGRPGETWGGESGNDRLVVIQTVA is encoded by the coding sequence ATGAATCGCCGCCAGTTTCTTGGAACCGCCGCCGTCGGAATCCTGGCCGCGCCCGCCGTCATGCGAAATGCTGCGGCCCAGGAAGGCCCGTTCCGCGTCAAATATTATCCAGTCAAGGCGGGCATGGGCTCGCGCGACACGACGCCCGCCCCTGATGGAACGATCTGGTTCTGCGGCCAGCGCAACGGCACGCTGGGCCGGCTCGATCCGCGCGACGGGTCCTACAAGCTGATCGATCTCGGCAAGGGCGCCGCGCCCCATGGCGTCATCATCGGCCCGGACGGCGCGCCCTGGGTGACCGAAGGCGGACAGAATGCAATCGCGCGCGTCGACCCCAGTGATCACAAGGTGACGCTGTTCCGACTGCCCGAAAAGGAGGCGTACGCCAACCTCAACACCGCCGTCTTCGACAAGAGCGGCATCTACTGGTTCACTGGACAATCCGGCATCTATGGCCGGCTCGATCCTAAATCCGGCGACATGACGGTGTTCAAGTCGCCGCGCGGGCGCGGCACCTACGGCATGACGGTCACGCCGAAGGGCGACATCTGGTACGCCTCGCTGGCCGGCAACCACATCGCCAAAATCGATCCGGCGACCGGCAACGCGACCGTGGTCGAGCCGCCGACGCCGAACCAGGGCGCGCGGCGCGTGTGGTCGGATTCGAAGGGCCGGATCTGGGTCAGCGAATGGAATAGCGGCAATGTATCGGTCCACGATCCTGCCGACGGCTCCTGGAAGGCGTGGAAGTTGCCCGGCACAGGCCCGCGCGCCTATGCGGTTTACGTCGACGACAAGGACAAGGTCTGGCTCACCGATTTCGGCGCCAACGCGATCGTGCGCTTCGATCCCGTGACGGAGAAGTTCAACGCGTTCCCCAGCGACAAATCGGGCGCGAATGTGCGCCAGCTCGACGGCCGGCCCGGCGAAACCTGGGGCGGCGAATCCGGCAATGACCGCCTGGTCGTGATACAGACGGTCGCGTGA
- the queF gene encoding preQ(1) synthase — translation MAKKSLQKSLQLGRAVEWPDSPEKAQLDRVPNPQADTNYLVRFTAPEFTSICPVTGQPDFAHLMIDYVPGQWLLESKSLKLYVASFRNHGAFHEDCTVMIGKRIAAEIKPKWLRIGGYWYPRGGIPIDVFWQTGKLPNGMWVPDQGVAPYRGRG, via the coding sequence ATGGCCAAAAAATCATTGCAGAAATCATTGCAGCTCGGCCGCGCCGTGGAATGGCCTGACAGCCCGGAAAAGGCGCAGCTCGACCGCGTGCCCAATCCGCAGGCGGATACCAATTACCTGGTGCGCTTCACCGCACCGGAATTCACCTCGATCTGCCCTGTGACGGGTCAGCCGGATTTCGCGCATCTCATGATCGACTACGTGCCCGGCCAGTGGCTCTTGGAATCCAAATCGCTGAAACTCTATGTCGCGAGTTTTCGCAATCACGGGGCGTTCCACGAGGATTGCACCGTCATGATCGGCAAGCGGATCGCCGCCGAGATCAAGCCGAAATGGCTTCGCATCGGCGGCTACTGGTATCCGCGCGGCGGCATTCCGATCGACGTGTTCTGGCAGACCGGCAAACTCCCCAACGGCATGTGGGTACCCGACCAGGGCGTCGCGCCCTATCGCGGGCGGGGCTAG
- a CDS encoding FkbM family methyltransferase yields the protein MIARKTARFLLKYASSDPLRLADIVQRRAIEQFRTPPTGLATTHFNGVHYEIDMSLHRLMKKYFFHTHEMFLERIFKRYLAPGNIFVDIGANCGYWSAYSLSLVGQSGEVHAFEPVPQYFTFVRRLAELNPGYRIVANQVACGARPGAFAMAVVAPRAENFDNYDINIGSSSLATGFLDHASELTENMTVEVIGFDSYVRERKIDLDRVGLIKIDVEGFEAAVFDGMQGVLAKSGRKVPILCEVLTDLNRPEPLDGRRIIERLEGCGYRCLDATHLRPIDRDALGFEENILCL from the coding sequence ATGATTGCCCGGAAGACCGCCCGCTTTCTCCTGAAATATGCATCGAGCGATCCGCTCCGGCTCGCCGATATCGTACAGCGCCGCGCGATCGAGCAGTTCAGAACGCCGCCGACGGGCCTCGCGACCACGCACTTCAATGGCGTGCATTACGAGATCGACATGTCATTGCATCGGCTGATGAAGAAGTACTTTTTCCATACTCACGAAATGTTTCTCGAACGCATCTTCAAACGCTACCTGGCTCCTGGCAATATCTTCGTCGATATCGGCGCCAATTGCGGTTACTGGTCGGCCTATAGCTTGTCGCTCGTGGGCCAGAGCGGCGAGGTGCACGCCTTCGAGCCGGTGCCACAATATTTCACCTTTGTCCGACGGCTCGCGGAGCTCAATCCCGGTTATCGGATTGTCGCCAATCAGGTTGCCTGCGGCGCGCGGCCTGGCGCCTTCGCGATGGCCGTCGTCGCGCCACGCGCGGAGAATTTCGACAATTACGATATCAATATCGGGTCGAGTTCACTTGCTACCGGCTTCCTCGACCACGCCAGCGAGCTCACGGAAAATATGACCGTTGAGGTTATCGGCTTCGATAGTTATGTACGCGAGCGGAAAATCGATCTCGATCGCGTTGGCCTTATCAAGATCGACGTCGAAGGTTTCGAGGCTGCGGTCTTCGACGGCATGCAAGGCGTGCTGGCAAAGAGCGGTCGCAAAGTGCCGATCCTGTGCGAGGTCCTCACCGATCTGAATCGCCCCGAGCCGCTGGACGGCAGACGGATCATTGAACGCCTTGAGGGTTGTGGCTACCGCTGCCTCGATGCCACGCATTTGCGACCGATCGATCGCGATGCGCTTGGTTTTGAGGAGAACATTCTCTGCCTCTGA
- a CDS encoding zinc-binding dehydrogenase gives MSDGKTGLQLRSLLKKGGELELSLVDVPTPEPADDEVVVRVEATPINPSDLGLLIGPADMSTAQVSGSQEAPVVTAKMPEAALRMMAARLDQSLPVGNEGAGVVIRTGSSDAAKALMGKNVSMIGGAMYAQYRTMKVRDVMELPAGTTPADGASWFVNPLTALGMTETMRRENHKALVHTAAASNLGQMLNKICIKDGIGLVNIVRSKEQADILHKIGAKHVVDSTADSFMDDLTGALVETGATIAFDAIGGGKLAGQILTCMEIAANKTAKEYSRYGSNVYKQVYIYGSLDNRPTELSRAFGLTWGVGGWLLTPFLQKIGPAEIGKLRQRVASELKTTFASHYTRVVSLQETLQLSNIAVYNKRSTGEKFLINPNKGT, from the coding sequence ATGAGTGACGGCAAAACCGGGCTTCAACTGCGCTCGCTGCTCAAGAAGGGCGGCGAACTCGAACTGTCGCTGGTGGACGTCCCGACGCCTGAGCCGGCCGACGACGAAGTCGTGGTCCGGGTCGAGGCCACGCCGATCAATCCGTCCGATCTCGGGCTCCTGATCGGTCCGGCTGATATGTCGACCGCGCAGGTTTCCGGCAGCCAGGAAGCGCCCGTGGTCACGGCGAAGATGCCGGAAGCCGCCCTGCGGATGATGGCGGCGCGGCTCGATCAGTCGCTCCCGGTCGGCAATGAGGGCGCCGGCGTCGTGATCAGGACCGGATCGTCGGATGCCGCCAAGGCGCTAATGGGCAAGAACGTCTCGATGATCGGCGGCGCGATGTACGCGCAATATCGCACCATGAAGGTGAGGGACGTGATGGAGCTTCCCGCCGGCACCACGCCTGCCGACGGCGCGTCATGGTTCGTCAATCCGCTGACCGCGCTCGGCATGACCGAAACCATGCGGCGCGAAAATCACAAGGCGCTGGTACATACCGCGGCCGCCTCCAACCTCGGGCAGATGCTCAACAAGATCTGCATCAAGGACGGCATCGGCCTCGTCAACATCGTGCGCAGCAAGGAGCAGGCGGATATCCTGCACAAGATCGGCGCCAAACATGTCGTCGATTCCACCGCGGACAGCTTCATGGACGATCTGACCGGCGCGCTGGTGGAAACCGGCGCCACCATTGCGTTCGACGCCATCGGCGGCGGCAAGCTCGCGGGGCAAATCCTCACCTGCATGGAGATCGCGGCCAACAAGACCGCCAAGGAATACAGCCGCTACGGCTCCAACGTGTACAAGCAGGTCTATATCTACGGCAGCCTCGACAACCGTCCGACCGAACTGAGCCGGGCGTTCGGCCTGACCTGGGGTGTCGGCGGTTGGCTGCTGACGCCGTTCCTGCAGAAGATCGGCCCCGCCGAAATCGGGAAGCTGCGCCAGCGCGTCGCTTCCGAGCTCAAGACCACCTTCGCCAGCCACTACACGCGGGTGGTGTCACTGCAGGAGACGCTGCAGCTCTCCAACATCGCGGTCTACAACAAGCGCTCCACCGGCGAGAAATTCCTGATCAACCCGAACAAGGGTACTTGA
- the eno gene encoding phosphopyruvate hydratase, which translates to MTAIVDIIGREILDSRGNPTVEVDVVLEDGSIGRAAVPSGASTGAHEAVELRDGDKKRYLGKGVQKAVEAVNGEIFEALSDQAVEDQVHIDQIMIDLDGTPNKSRLGANAILGVSLACAKAAAESFDMPLYRYVGGTSARTLPVPMMNIINGGVHADNPIDFQEFMILPVGAASFAEALRCGSEIFHTLRGELKKAGHNTNVGDEGGFAPNLPSADAALDFVVSAIGKAGYKAGSDVMLGLDCAATEFFKDGAYVYGGENKTRSRSEQAKYLADLVSRYPIVTIEDGMSEDDMDGWKELTDLVGKKCQLVGDDLFVTNVTRLADGIKNGRANSILIKVNQIGTLTETLAAVELAHKYGYTSVMSHRSGETEDSTIADLAVATNCGQIKTGSLARSDRTAKYNQLLRIEQQLGKQAKYAGKSALKALA; encoded by the coding sequence ATGACCGCCATCGTCGACATCATTGGCCGTGAAATTCTCGATAGCCGGGGCAATCCCACCGTTGAAGTCGATGTGGTGCTGGAAGACGGCTCGATCGGCCGTGCGGCCGTTCCCTCCGGCGCCTCCACCGGCGCGCATGAGGCCGTCGAACTCCGGGACGGCGACAAAAAGCGCTATCTGGGCAAGGGCGTGCAGAAGGCGGTCGAGGCCGTCAACGGCGAAATCTTCGAGGCGCTGAGCGATCAGGCCGTCGAGGACCAGGTCCACATCGACCAGATCATGATCGATCTCGACGGCACGCCGAACAAGAGCCGGCTCGGGGCCAACGCCATCCTCGGCGTCTCGCTCGCCTGCGCCAAGGCGGCGGCCGAATCCTTCGACATGCCGCTCTATCGCTATGTCGGCGGCACCTCGGCGCGGACGCTGCCGGTGCCGATGATGAACATCATCAATGGCGGCGTGCATGCTGACAACCCGATCGACTTCCAGGAATTCATGATCCTCCCCGTGGGTGCAGCGAGCTTCGCCGAGGCGCTGCGCTGCGGCTCGGAAATCTTCCACACGCTGCGCGGCGAACTGAAAAAGGCCGGCCACAACACCAATGTCGGCGACGAGGGCGGCTTTGCGCCGAACCTGCCGTCGGCGGATGCCGCGCTCGATTTCGTGGTGAGCGCCATTGGAAAGGCCGGCTACAAGGCGGGCTCCGACGTGATGCTCGGCCTCGATTGCGCAGCGACCGAGTTCTTCAAAGACGGCGCTTACGTCTATGGCGGCGAGAACAAGACCCGCTCGCGCTCGGAGCAGGCAAAATATCTCGCCGATCTCGTCTCGCGCTATCCGATCGTCACCATCGAGGATGGCATGTCCGAGGACGACATGGACGGCTGGAAGGAATTGACTGACCTGGTCGGCAAGAAGTGCCAACTCGTCGGCGACGATCTGTTCGTCACCAACGTCACCCGCCTTGCCGACGGCATCAAGAACGGCCGCGCCAACTCGATCCTGATCAAGGTCAACCAGATCGGTACGTTGACGGAAACGCTCGCCGCCGTCGAACTGGCGCACAAGTACGGCTATACCTCCGTGATGTCGCACCGCTCCGGCGAAACGGAAGATTCCACCATCGCCGACCTCGCGGTCGCCACCAATTGCGGCCAGATCAAAACCGGCTCGCTCGCGCGCTCCGACCGCACCGCCAAGTACAACCAGCTCCTGCGCATTGAGCAGCAGCTCGGCAAGCAGGCGAAATATGCCGGCAAATCGGCGCTGAAGGCACTGGCGTAA
- a CDS encoding c-type cytochrome, which yields MKSFAFLLLLCLLLPAPATAEEDGVRAFTPCRACHSLDPAERGLPGPNLSGLIGRTVADDAEFDYSPVLRKARDEGLRWDRKRLETFLADPAAMFPGLWMSMRGIEDATERQALVRFLADPSAR from the coding sequence GTGAAGTCCTTCGCCTTCCTGCTGCTGTTGTGCCTTCTGCTGCCTGCTCCCGCCACCGCGGAGGAAGATGGTGTGCGGGCGTTTACGCCCTGCCGCGCCTGCCACAGCCTCGATCCCGCGGAGCGCGGCCTGCCCGGCCCCAATCTTTCCGGCCTAATCGGCCGCACGGTGGCTGACGACGCCGAATTCGATTACTCGCCGGTGCTGCGCAAGGCGCGCGACGAGGGACTGCGCTGGGACCGAAAACGCCTCGAAACCTTCCTTGCCGATCCCGCCGCGATGTTTCCTGGGTTGTGGATGTCGATGCGCGGGATCGAGGACGCCACTGAACGGCAAGCGCTGGTGCGGTTTCTCGCCGATCCGTCCGCGCGCTAA